The Ptychodera flava strain L36383 chromosome 16, AS_Pfla_20210202, whole genome shotgun sequence region GAAAAAACGAAGAGTCGCGTCAAAATCCCTTTGGTTCAAATTTCGAACTTTACATTTCATGTAAATTCTAGTTCTCACGACTAtcgtttcaaacaaggaaaccgtttttttaaatatctcaCCGTATATTTTTCGAAGTATCCCGTCCAATCACAGCCACAGTTTATGCATTTTGCCGGTAATGTCTTCATCTCCCGTTTTATGGCGTAGTCTGGGTTGATCTGAAGGAGACAGTCATACACGTTACAACTAATAGTGTAGCCATGGTAGCCATCACTCCAGCCGATTTTAGATTCCACGCAAGTATAAATTCAGTGAATGTCTGAACGCAAAAGACAATGAATAAATCATCGTTACTTGATTAATAGGAAAAGGTGAGACTTACCGTCGACAGGGACACGATGATACTTTCTGTCGCCAACGATGGATCGTCGACAGAACATTGTGGACATACTGTAATAGTCTTCTTACTGGGGAAAGAGAAAATGAGAGATATTATCTATCACAAAATCCAGAAAGGCATTCTGCAGAATATCATAAATACACGCAATGCATAGTGCGAGATTATTTTGTTAGTTGTTTCAATTCTTTGTTCATGGTCTTTCGTCAGACCTGTGATTTATTTATGTTGTTATTCTTTTTGGTACTTCTTTTATGCGTTAATTAACAAAATGTTATGACAAGCATACATAAACAATTCATTGCATAACGTCAAAACTAATTTTGTTTCCCCGTCAATCACAAAATTAAtgtgttatttttattacaaagaaataatttgcatatttccattTTTATCGTATGGTCTCTGACATGTATGCAAGTACTTATAGTGACTTGGACATCCTGAATTTGTATATCATCTCAGTCGGACAAGAGAACACATTTTACGTGTGCATCTAGTATTCTTTCCAATTTCTATAAGTGCAAGATGCggggtataatgatattcaaatatgcagattacattaatgagcattgtttcggtattaaaattctatgctaatgaccctttaTCGATGTGGAATATTTATGTACCTCGGCTCTTGcattgtataccaatttcatttgatCATCTCAGTATGGACATTAAATAATGTGTGGATCGATTTTCGTTTTATCGTAAAACGCCTTTAAATTTGTCGTGTGTTTTGGGCATTTAAATTTCGTATGACATTCTGTGTTTCATAAATCAAGTAACAGAAATCAAGTTTATGTGCAGTGGTTTCTCATTTTAGATCTTACCTGGTTAGATTTTCGACGCAAGAGTAGCAAAACCTATGTCCACAGATACTCTGATAAGGATTTCTCAGAAAAAACTTGCAAtctatacatttatattttaattcaTCTCCTTCTGGAATTTTCAGGTACAGTTTTGAATATCCCAACACGGAAACCGTTCGTCTTTGTGGTATGGAAACATATCTGCTTTTGTTTGTTGCTTTCATCCTATCTCTGCGGGCTTATTCTGTACCAGTTATGACGCAACTTCAGAAATACCGTACCAAGTTGACCGTGAAAAGATGCGAATGATTATAAACTTCAAGACAGAGGCACAACGAAGACCAGAGAATAATGAGTGATTCGTTTCGTTCtgaaaaaaatggcattaaaaaaaataaataattgtcaATAGCTGCATTATATAAATAGataaatgccactttttagtatACATAACGACAAACAGTAATCCATTCATTGGTTCATGTGGCTTAATGCGTTGCTACGAAGTTACTACGAAGCGGATTATGATCAACACGTTTTATATTTCAGTAAATAATTCGGGACAAAGTCACATTTAAAGTTCTGTATGGTGCACTTTATGACAACAAAATAGATAAGAGTTTTaagttgtttttaaatttctaagAATTAATTGCAAATAGTACATTGTTTCCCTAAGATGATTATTTTAGTTACTCATAAATCAATAATGTCGGAGACTTCATTTATTGACTGGGCCTGCCGACATCCACGTATTTTCCCATGAGCTGCAGGTGAAAAGCCCATAGGAACTGTTAAGTTAACAGTTCCTATGGGCTTTTCGCCTGCAGCTCATAGGAAAACATGGCTTTGGGTGGAGCTTACAGCAGATGCTATCTATCGTTAAGTGGAATTGTTTGATGTGAGTGATGACGTCAGAGAGGATTTTTTTTAATACAAGCCCGGTGAAATTATTATATCGCATGTCTTATATGACAAGAACTTGCCGCTTATAAACCAAAAGAGTAATTTACCATTGTCAAAAAGGCGTATTAAGATCAAGCAGAGGGGTGCGACTTTAAAAGAAACGTGTTTAAGTCTAAAGGTAAAAAAGTAACTGATTTATTGAGTGCACTCTCTGTCATATTTGGGTAGATATAGTTTGTCATATGTTCTACGAATTAcatttagatattattccctaatatttttcttcgttcagcgaaggaaaatacgagtgacgtaatgaccgtttCACCacacgagtgacgtaatgaccgtgtcaccactcgtcttcgacaaGTGGTGACACAGTCATTACGTCActtgtattttccttcgctgaacgaagaaaaatattaggggaataatatacttatcacatgcacaagccaagaattcgttatttttgaaaaataaaagaagtttccatgacgattccgcgtttaaacttttgaactactttaggtaTAACATCAGTACACCGTGCACAAGTTGGCAATCATTTCAAGTCGTCCGTCGCGTGAGTGAGCGAGGAACACGGCGTTCATGTTCGTTCGGGTATTGAGCAAATGCCAGAGGACCTCTCGGTTTACACGTACCTTCCACAAAGTTAtattctatttcaaagatagcatggacctagaaatttatcacagacgaagataagctatttttcgggaacataTATCGACTGAATcccgacggcgcgaacactatAAACATCGCGTCTGACCCTGGACTTGCAATGCTTACGGAACCCAAGGTAACGccaccagcttcgagttcgttgtttccgcaaattattcacgtaattacggtacactcttgtgtttacattgtccagattattaatgtcgtagtctgcgaaaatatcgatttcattacatggcTTTGGAGGCATGGACACCGCACCGAATGTCTACCCTTCATTTGTCCAGTGCGTCGAAAGTTCAGGCGTCGGCGGGGTCCATATGAATACGAACCCCCACGCATATTGGCGACAAAACTTAAACACGAGGTCTCAAAAATTTGCCTAGTTGATGTATTGTCAGACTCTAATAATCATTCAGGCGCCATTCAGGCGTCGGCGGGGTCCATATGAATACGAACCCCCACGCATATTGGCGACAAAACTTAAACACGAGGTCTCAAAAATTTGCCTAGTTGATGTATTGTCAGACTCTAATAATCATGactaatgtttgcgatattttcACGTCAGACACATTTTGATCGGTGGAGAAATATcagccgccatgttttttgtttacatttacgaGCACGGAAGATCAACGCAAAAAAGGTCCGatgcatcaaaattgatgacatagacgcgggttgtcgtgacgtaaaacaaccagagaataaatcctgTATTTTTTTCGGAGAGGACAAACTTgacttgtgcatgtgataacatgttttaacatttttggaGAGAGTTCTAATCCTTTTTATTCAACAAAGGTCACTTTTATGTACTTTATCACCAATAGCAAGTGTTACACTTCGCATGTATAATTTTGTGGGCGAGGCGCACGCTACATATCCACACTACTTTTTTATAATCAATTATCTTGCTTTATTACGTAAAGGTACAGCTATGACAACAATAGCAGAATTATTGGCAACACAATATAAATATAACGCTTTAAGAAAAATGGTGTAAATTTTGCTGTAGCTTCCCCAGTCTGAGGCCAGGCCGCATTGGTTGTTGGTCTGGAGTTGTTggcaaatagttgatgatgcACCTGCAtaaggtgggatatggacccaaagaacccaaagaAAGATTAAATATATGAATGATAGATCAATCAGAAAAAATGTAAGCCACAGTAAACTACCTAAatatagttcaatgtggaaagaagttaaaattatgcagaaaaaagaaataacaatGTGGAAATAATAATGACGCACTTCTCTGCTGACCTGTAAATAAAATGTATACGAAGTGATAATTTTAAAGTCACAAAATTGTTTTTGAATGCAATTTCCAAACTCTGCTTTCTGCATTTCTGTTacgatttcaaaacttgcgtatgaTTCTACACAAATgcgtttttatttgcgtaaaatgtatcaaaaataagTACGTAACTATAAAGTACCTTGAAATCGGTACCTGAAGTGAGTTGGACGGTCCTTTCAGTAGAACTTGgggattttcattttaatgcacTTGCTCTATTGATTAAAAACAATAGCCTGGGTTTTGAATATAGACGTCACTGAGCTGACCCGTTACATGTCACAGCATAGGCACTTCCAATGCCGTAATGCAGGACTCTTATATATTCGCTGAACAGCCTCAtgacttcatgttcaaagaaagtACTTTCTGAGTACGGACTTAGTGTATTCAAAAAGTCAACGAAAAGCAGATGATGGTCAAAGTCCAGTTGGACCTAAAAATTACACCTGACAGAGTCTAAATCATCACCCGTAAACACTATCAAAATAACATGTACCGTAATGACCATTCACTGTTTTGTGTTACCAACAATGTAGACTCGATCGattttaatctttacggcccgaTACGGGTTTTCTGGACTGGGGTCGTAAGGCGGAAGAGCTTGAGCGTGCGAGGGTCCGCACGTGGGGCCGTACGAGGGCCTGTACGACCATTTGGCCACCATTTAAGGGGGTTTTGAAGATTCTCAAAGCACCTAAAAACATTAATATGACTTTAAACTAACGAAATGAAATAATGCACAGCTCAATCATGGGCTATTTATATGTGAATACTTTCAGTCTTTTTATGATAATGCTCAAATGCGATAGAAGGCCATGTGCACACAAGCACATAGCGAGTTATAAATATGGCCGCCGCAGGCGACGATGTTCGATTTTCCCGTCCAAAGTTTCCACTCATTTCCGTTCGTATTACTCTGAAACTCGCGGAAACGATTGAGAAGAgtgggttatcttgaaatattgaggtatttGCCAGCGTtgctgtgaaggtcttgaaaagtcttgaaaaatcttgaaattaatattGCTGGAGTTgccaaagtcttgaagtaacacgtctgtgacacgatcccaaaatgtctgactgaaaaCTGTGCCGCCAAAGTATTTATACTTAGATGGTTATACAAAAGAATATAAGACACAAAATAACAATCAACTTCTAtcgatatgctaattactgctccATAAATATCTCCATTTATGACTGATTGAATTTCCAGAAAGTTGTAAACAAAACAAGACTAATTGGTTTCAAGGGCATGAAGAGCAGTGACCTTAAGAATGTTCTACACTAGTTGAACTCAGGTAATGAGTATGGGGGAAAATGACTACATAACACATCCCCTCTTCAAAGcagaaaattttccaaaacaaatcattcttttacaaatgtgtgaataacaataaactctaaacacgagagagacagtctccCTCTGcccttgatatgtctaatgtcaagattaaactcctgtaacattagaCTCCGTcttaacaatctctgatttttaccttttaatttctgcagaaaaaacaAGAGGGATGTgctcaatataaaccactattggctgatttgaagaagtaacataaacctcaaaatgctgtaaacCTAATATCAAAGATAGACACTCTTTtacaattgtagagtagttttttctgcaatttggtaaatttgcgtgaaaaatagcaatcTATTcgatgactatcctcttgcaataaaagaGCACCAGCAGCCacatcactagcatctacagctaatttgaaagGCAAACTGAAATCTGATGCAGACAAGACTGGAGCGCtatgcagtatggctttaagagTATCAAATGCCTATTGGTATTTTTCTGACCAAACAAATAATCGCAGTGACCTTAAggatgttctagactaattaaacccAGGTCATGAGTGtagggaaaatgacctacataacaaagcATAATTGGTTTAAAATACCTGCCTCTCATTACTTCATCAAATACAAGGATTTTTGCCCTCTGAAACGTGGGCTTGCTATCTGAGTCTTAGGCTGCCGGTTAACTGAGTTTCACTTGTTGCTGAAAGTTCTGAAAGTCGATTTGCCATTCAGAATGGAAAACTCCAAAAGTGCAATGCCTGCATTTAAATAATAAACCATAAGACTGACCAAAGGACAATGTTTTTCAAACCTTTTAAAGGTCGAATGGTGTACTGGGAACACGAAACATCTCCAGTTTCTATATTTATCTTTGTTTAATAAACCATAAGATTGACTCCAGGATACCGTTTTTCAAACCCTCAGCAGAAGGTTGAGTGGTCGACTAGTGCTAGGAACTTAAAACCTCTCTTCTCAAACTTTACCTTTCAAAGCATTTTCACATAAGCTTTTATCTGTCCATCACTCATACAATTGACATTCTAGTGAATATAATATGCTGTACATCAAACATCCACTAAGGGAGCATTTTTATGATCATTGTGCATTTTCCAAATCAATCCGGGTATTTCTTTTAGATAATCCAAAGTACTacaaaaaacacacagaaaAGTGTACTTTGGATGAACCCTACCGGGGCGCAGGTTGCCAGCACATGAAAAAGGAAGAGACACTGCCATCTGACGATTATAAGCTTGATATACTGACAGATATAGGCTTTCAGTTTTCTTGGTAACATCAGCTTTGACAGAATACAACCCAACAGGTCATGTCTTTCTCAATCTTGCCAAAGTTTGAAAGGCAAACTTCAACTTTCATGACTTTGTCGGTTTTGATAGGGGTATTTTCCTGAAGAgcaaaattggtgaaaatttggCCGGCTTTACAACTGCAGCCAATGGTGTACAAATACATTACTACATGTGCAGTATGTGGCACTCGGCGGTGGCAGTACAAAAAGGATGGTTGGTCCCATCACATTCCTTTTAATTATAGCAACTGAAGTATAACATATATATGTGAGACAGTTATCTGTGAAACATTGCCAGACCATTGGCTGTGCCACTGCAAAAGGTAGACAACCTCACTCATTTCGATGGTGAATAACAGATCAAGAGATGGGACCTTTAGACTGAAATGGTTAGCCATTCAATTGCGTGTTGAGCCGCTGCCGTAGCGGGCACGGTCATACcaattgcaaaatgtttttgGGCAGGAAAAGGGGGAGAGGAGAGAAACGACATTTCAGTTTATTCTTGTACAAGGTTGGCCAGAAGCTGATCTGCTGAGATCAACTTACAGATTACAAAAAAGTCAATCCTGTAAGAAATATTCACAGCTGTTTCCTACTAAAATCTACAACACTTGCGGCAGTTTTTGCCACCAAAGTGTTCTGCAATTTTTACCTCCAGTGATAGCTTTGCGTTGCAGAACGCACCCAAGAATGATCGAGTGATGGCAAGCTTCTCATGATTGATGTCAGTTCTTCGTGCCTAAGTAGAATTACCAATCCATTGGAAATAAGAGTGTTAGTTCGGGCTCTCTCCTGACAGGTCTTCGACAGAGGATCTCCTCAATCTCATAGTACAGCCCTCCAGGAGTCTTATTTGCCATCCAAAGCCCACCTACAAAACCTATATAAGCTCGGTCCAGACCGGTCCATCTGCAACACGCCTATGTCTACTTTGCAGTGAGATAAGGGTACCCTTTTTTATGGCACCGGCATTGCCTGTTGCAAGAATTTTGTTAATCAAGTATTTTCTAAACCATGTTTCCAAATGATATTTCTGAAATGTCATTGGACAACAAAGCATCATACATTTTTATACCAAAAGAATGAAGTTTAAGTTACTGGGAgtcatcaaattttattcatttgaaGAACGCAGTGTTCTCTTAGCGCCAAATTAAGCCAAAGTGCGCTAAAATGTACGGAAACATAAATCATCTCCAAAACTTAAAAAGTGTCGTCTATTTGAGTACAAGAAACCAGGGGATACCTTGATTTTACGGTATATAGTCAATATATACGGCTTATTTTGGAAATATTCATGACCTGAACACATGAGCGGCACgcgagcagatttcgatcggtttgatctattgaaaataaattgatacaatgctCGCCGTCGTCAATAGCAACCGGCTTTCAGGTAGAAAATAAGTCTCGCGGAATACCATATACTAAGGCATACTTTCAGAcagcgtgcgaaattcacgctaacccgatggcccgagaccAGATATTTCATGCCGGACCAGTAACGCTTGAAAGATGTCCTGCTATTCCTAAACACGCGGGCCAGTAACTTTCACTATATAGAAAAAAGTTTACCcaaatgttttgctaagctaaatacctgacaaaattattcaaagaaacgaaatttattctttcaagagatttgcaaacaTGAAAATCGCAAAGCTCAACAGACTGATCGGTACTGCATCGAGGAGAAAGACCTAACCTCATGTTTTCTCACGAGAGTAGTAGCGCTATTCAATATGCTCCCCATTTGTTAAGCATGTGTGCGGTTCGAGATCTCGTTGTGGTCATAAAAGAGTCATTGTTCAGCGTATCGACCGTGTCGAGGTAAACTGGATTTCGAGGACGCCGCGCAGCGATATTGCAAttttatatgatatcggatatttacagcTACTAGACAACACggtatcgaaattagaattgtttggtcagGTACGTGAGGTGGCGAAGTGTCCAATATTAGGATATTTacccccagttttagacaagtCTGGCTAGACGTGGCGGCCAGATCTGCAAGGTACAAGTGAAACCCCGATTTAGATCGAATATTTCCCGGCGATTTGACAAGTTATAGAATCGTCAAGTATCGAAGTTAGGGTCGGATTGAGGAAGTCGGGCTTGTCAAGATCTGTTAGGTGGTAAATCTCGgatatatattggatatttactcGCGATTTATAAGTCTAGAGTTGACTAGTATCGATATTGAATtcactagctgtgggtccatagctgagGTGTTTTCGGACAGGATTTCTGTCTTTTACGGGCTGGGTTTGGCCTTTACGTTTTAAACCCACCACCACAGACGTGCAAgagacacaaggcaagtcattgtatagtatcgatattagagtcacagccgataaatatcaagtaaatatctgtgatttcacgTATCGAGGCAAGTAATTCTggaattgtctagtatcgatcaTTAGAGTCCAAAAGTCGCCGATAGGTATCAACCTGAGGTAAAATATTAGCAATTCACAAACCCAGCGTGCCGCAAcagaaggcaagtcattcttgtatggtcaagtatcgatattagaacaGTATATAAATTGTTATGTATGACAGAAATTGTTTTGACGTCAAACTTCGAGACTAGAAAATAAATGTCCGATATtggcacattgtgaaaaatAGCGCCTGATTGTAACTTGACAttgatggccatttgccttggtcacctgtgaagatttcatttttgtaattcTTCTTTTCACGTGGGGTTTGacaattcagtattttttcccTTCATCAATGGCCCTAGTTTTTTGCATTCTCTTCCTTGGATTTGATGATAGTCATCTTCCCTCAAAGAGAAGCCAGAATCGTTTTTGAAAGAGTTAACTGTTGTAATGACTGCATTTGTGTGTgtatccggtgtttgtggtgcCAAAACCTATAAGCTTACCCATCCTGATCAGAGTTCTGGACGCTTAGTttttccgtgttggcacattCAAGCCCACGCTTTGTGCTCGTGTTCTCTAAGTTAGAAATACTTATTGTTAACGGCTGGTTTAAGAAATAGAAATGTTTTATGTGTTTGTGCTTaacctttcactgatttcaCAATGTTTTGGCACTGAGATCAGTTGTCTAAACTTTTGGTTTTAATAGTCATCTTCATTTGCCTtcctttaaaaaattaaaaggcACAAATCAGTTTGAGAAGTGGcgtcttttttttttctatcaaaatttcTAGGCCCCTATGCTGAGCGCGGATAAAAACTCTGCactatatttggatttgacctgAGGGTTGTGGATTTTCTTTAGGGCCAGTGAATTTATAAAGTTGCTGTCATGCTTGGGCCAGTAGAGATTTTGTGTGAGCTTCACACACTGCTTTCAGACCGCAATGTGTTAGTACTTTGAAATCTGGATATCACTGAATATATTTTCATAACTAGTCAATATCGGCCTGCTTATCTTTTCAAATACACATCAAACGTTGAATGTCCATCGCAAAAGCAATTGCACAGATCAGGAGCAATACTTGAGAAACAAGTTTTTTCTCCAATGAACAAATCGCTCACAAACATTGTACGTACAAGTAGGTTCACTGAAGAAATACCATTTGAGTTGTATGTAGGTTGTACAATCCGTGGTACATTTTGGTCAGTCAATATTCCAATTTATTCATTCATATAGAATACACAACTTGAGTGATGatcaatttttaaagattttcgtTGATAGAGTGCTTTTACATTCTTTTCCAAAT contains the following coding sequences:
- the LOC139152643 gene encoding TNF receptor-associated factor 2-like isoform X2; this translates as MKATNKSRYVSIPQRRTVSVLGYSKLYLKIPEGDELKYKCIDCKFFLRNPYQSICGHRFCYSCVENLTSKKTITVCPQCSVDDPSLATESIIVSLSTINPDYAIKREMKTLPAKCINCGCDWTGYFEKYTKHESECRHAEVTCSNEGCLEVIKRCDLENHLTYYCPMRSVVCEHCKSQILFKDTKDHEEVQCSRVPVTCRLCSRKFLRTSLTSTLIQVLETVRGRDIGVNFTRSAVMKRCVRCFHLKLATGDIGRL